In Nocardia yunnanensis, one DNA window encodes the following:
- a CDS encoding ArnT family glycosyltransferase — protein sequence MTAVVSVRTEPEAIPNTHPPFAYRGVGLMAALSTILLTVTAGRYDFFGDELYFLSAGRRLDYTYADQGVVVALFAHIADVLAPGSVTAVRFPAVLMSVGAIVVAALIAYELRASRRVQLLAAFTYATSYLLVTQCALSTFSFDATLTAVISWLFIRWVRTRQDGLIIVAGCVAALDMQVKWMIPLVWACLGLGVLLCGPREILRRPALWIATGILALSLVPILYWQSQHNWPQLAMGTIIGAEQDATGYGPPGFFPQWLGLAGFMGTVLMAIAGYALVKQESLRPYRFVAVALLAMTAFVVITHGRPYYPTGFFPAMFAFGAVGFAQYPRKRWMNLAMIPLAVVTVITYIGTLTVLPLPSDWRTETRNAIDLGIRSAFWGTTNWDRMVAAVDAGYETLTPEEKAHSAIIAQGYWQAGAVEEFGGKYDLPATYSPSRGFGFFGPPANSTTTVVFVGLDTAEPDLRSHFTDVQRVGAVDDPMGIPGIDRMVAVWKCQGPKQQWPTLWDSMTTLYFDLGLWHDSRATTRPTH from the coding sequence ATGACAGCGGTCGTTTCGGTTCGTACCGAGCCGGAAGCCATTCCGAATACCCATCCACCGTTCGCATACCGTGGCGTCGGGCTGATGGCCGCGCTCTCCACGATTCTGCTGACCGTGACGGCGGGCCGTTACGACTTCTTCGGCGACGAACTCTATTTCCTTTCCGCCGGGCGCCGGCTCGACTACACCTACGCCGATCAGGGCGTGGTGGTGGCGCTGTTCGCCCATATCGCGGACGTGCTCGCGCCGGGATCGGTGACGGCCGTGCGTTTTCCGGCCGTCCTGATGAGCGTCGGCGCGATCGTGGTGGCGGCGCTGATCGCCTACGAACTGCGCGCGAGCCGCCGCGTCCAGCTGCTGGCCGCGTTCACCTACGCGACCTCCTATCTGCTGGTCACCCAGTGCGCGTTGAGCACCTTCTCCTTCGACGCCACCCTCACCGCGGTCATCTCCTGGCTGTTCATCCGCTGGGTGCGCACCCGCCAGGACGGGCTGATCATCGTGGCGGGATGCGTTGCGGCCCTGGACATGCAGGTGAAGTGGATGATCCCGCTGGTCTGGGCGTGCCTGGGCCTGGGTGTGCTGCTGTGCGGGCCCCGCGAGATCCTGCGCCGCCCCGCGCTGTGGATCGCCACCGGCATTCTCGCCCTGTCGCTGGTTCCGATTCTGTACTGGCAGTCGCAGCACAACTGGCCGCAGCTGGCCATGGGCACGATCATCGGCGCCGAACAGGACGCCACCGGCTACGGTCCGCCCGGATTCTTTCCGCAGTGGCTGGGTCTGGCGGGCTTCATGGGCACCGTGCTGATGGCGATCGCGGGCTACGCGCTCGTCAAGCAGGAATCGTTGCGCCCATATCGATTCGTGGCGGTCGCCCTGCTGGCGATGACCGCGTTCGTGGTCATCACGCACGGCCGGCCCTACTACCCCACCGGCTTCTTCCCCGCCATGTTCGCCTTCGGCGCGGTCGGTTTCGCCCAGTATCCGCGCAAGCGGTGGATGAACCTGGCGATGATCCCGCTCGCCGTGGTCACCGTGATCACCTACATCGGCACGCTGACCGTGCTGCCGCTGCCGTCCGACTGGCGCACCGAGACCCGCAATGCCATCGATCTCGGCATCCGCTCGGCATTCTGGGGCACCACCAACTGGGACCGGATGGTCGCGGCCGTGGACGCCGGCTACGAGACGCTCACGCCCGAGGAGAAGGCGCACTCCGCCATCATCGCCCAGGGTTACTGGCAGGCCGGCGCGGTGGAGGAGTTCGGCGGCAAGTACGACCTGCCCGCCACCTACAGCCCGAGCCGCGGCTTCGGATTCTTCGGGCCACCGGCGAATTCCACCACCACCGTGGTCTTCGTCGGCCTCGACACCGCCGAACCCGACCTGCGCTCGCACTTCACCGACGTGCAGCGGGTCGGCGCCGTCGACGACCCCATGGGCATCCCCGGCATCGACCGCATGGTCGCGGTCTGGAAATGCCAGGGCCCCAAGCAGCAATGGCCGACCCTGTGGGATTCGATGACCACCCTGTACTTCGACCTCGGCCTGTGGCACGACTCCCGCGCCACCACCCGACCCACCCACTGA
- a CDS encoding DUF397 domain-containing protein, with translation MNCKPIRGERRGPRFAKSSFSYGGGDCVEVAYHDGRIAVRDSKDRHSPVLWFTRSEWRAFTSGVRAGEFDFAD, from the coding sequence ATGAACTGCAAGCCGATTCGCGGGGAGCGTCGCGGCCCGAGGTTTGCCAAGAGCAGCTTCAGCTACGGGGGCGGCGATTGCGTCGAGGTTGCCTACCATGACGGCCGGATCGCGGTGCGTGATTCCAAGGATCGTCACAGCCCGGTGCTGTGGTTCACCAGATCCGAATGGCGCGCGTTCACTTCGGGTGTGCGGGCCGGCGAATTCGATTTCGCGGACTGA
- a CDS encoding helix-turn-helix domain-containing protein — MNRPAAGAPTAAAPAVNAVARQPHPRQQLGAELRRLRDLAGISGRELAKQVGISQSTLSRIEAGHVVPPLPQVLDWGKAVGAEQDCLHSLRTLTEAAHSPEVRDWAAALADRAHLQDDVRALEQDAHLVRNFQPALVPGLLQTADYARRVFATFDPPYTPDALAAALAARLERQGVLYDPAKRFEFLITEAALRFRPGPHRMLLAQLDRIISIETLDTVTIGVIPQDIEASTTIPHGFVIYENEDHALASAEPIPGSMVTRGPELVEAHRRRWAALCRMARYGEEARAFLTELRDEIQRLATH, encoded by the coding sequence GTGAATCGGCCCGCGGCGGGCGCACCGACGGCAGCGGCGCCCGCCGTGAATGCCGTTGCGCGCCAGCCGCACCCGCGCCAGCAGTTGGGCGCGGAGCTGCGGCGGCTGCGGGACCTGGCCGGAATCTCGGGTCGCGAACTGGCCAAGCAGGTCGGCATCAGCCAGTCGACGCTGTCGCGAATCGAAGCGGGACATGTGGTTCCGCCGCTACCGCAGGTGCTGGACTGGGGCAAAGCGGTTGGCGCGGAGCAGGATTGCCTGCACTCGTTGCGCACGCTCACCGAGGCCGCGCACTCCCCCGAAGTCCGCGACTGGGCCGCCGCGCTCGCCGACCGCGCCCATCTGCAGGACGATGTGCGCGCGTTGGAGCAGGACGCGCACCTGGTGCGGAACTTCCAGCCCGCCCTGGTGCCGGGCCTGCTGCAGACCGCCGATTACGCCCGCCGGGTGTTCGCCACCTTCGATCCGCCCTACACGCCCGACGCGCTCGCGGCCGCGCTCGCCGCGCGCCTGGAGCGCCAGGGGGTGCTCTACGATCCGGCGAAACGCTTCGAATTCCTCATCACCGAAGCGGCCCTGCGTTTTCGGCCGGGCCCGCATCGCATGCTGCTGGCCCAATTGGACCGCATCATTTCGATCGAAACCCTCGACACCGTCACCATCGGGGTGATTCCGCAGGATATCGAGGCGAGTACCACGATTCCGCACGGATTCGTCATCTACGAGAACGAGGATCACGCGCTGGCTTCCGCGGAACCGATTCCGGGAAGCATGGTGACGCGCGGTCCCGAACTCGTCGAGGCGCATCGCCGCCGCTGGGCGGCTTTGTGTCGAATGGCCCGGTACGGCGAAGAGGCCAGGGCATTTCTCACCGAACTCCGAGACGAAATCCAGCGCCTCGCAACCCATTGA
- a CDS encoding SGNH/GDSL hydrolase family protein, whose product MKSSGRLRLLAASTVCGTAAVLAAVAPTAVAAEPDGKTLVVLGDSFSANAEILDLLDTGGDVGCKHVPTSWPTQLTQRLGLSPDDVEDTSCQGASLDTSGWTLVHQVKRAMSEGAFGPRTRTVTIQLGMNDTWGADNPVGMNHAVTCLIDLAAGCGPEAATQGRTPDPEAITGPAYAGRVRQVVEYLRYYAPNARIVFVGYPEIHTPGQESACAGVLGVDFVQPRAGAITRVLDHLDTAQREAAALLNVNFFDSRAVTAGHGACAPDSWVDGAFDPRTEPLGFPWHPSARGDSAVAAGLQDWIARG is encoded by the coding sequence GTGAAGAGTTCGGGTCGGTTGCGGTTGCTGGCGGCGTCCACGGTGTGCGGCACCGCAGCGGTGCTGGCGGCGGTCGCGCCGACGGCGGTGGCGGCGGAGCCCGACGGGAAAACCCTTGTGGTGCTCGGTGATTCGTTCTCCGCCAATGCGGAGATCCTGGATCTGCTCGATACCGGCGGGGATGTCGGCTGCAAGCATGTGCCCACCTCGTGGCCGACGCAGCTGACCCAGCGCCTCGGCCTGTCGCCCGACGATGTCGAGGACACCTCGTGTCAGGGCGCGAGTCTCGACACCTCGGGCTGGACCCTGGTGCATCAGGTCAAGCGGGCCATGTCCGAGGGCGCGTTCGGACCGCGCACCCGGACGGTGACGATTCAGCTCGGCATGAACGACACCTGGGGCGCCGACAATCCGGTCGGCATGAATCACGCGGTCACCTGTCTCATCGACCTGGCGGCCGGCTGCGGCCCGGAGGCCGCGACCCAGGGCCGCACCCCAGACCCTGAGGCCATCACCGGTCCGGCCTATGCGGGCCGGGTCCGCCAGGTGGTGGAATACCTGCGCTACTACGCCCCCAACGCCCGGATCGTGTTCGTCGGATACCCGGAAATCCACACGCCCGGACAGGAATCCGCGTGCGCGGGGGTGCTCGGGGTCGATTTCGTGCAGCCCCGCGCCGGCGCGATCACCCGGGTGCTCGACCATCTCGACACCGCGCAGCGCGAGGCGGCGGCCCTGCTGAACGTGAATTTCTTCGACTCCCGGGCCGTCACCGCCGGGCACGGCGCGTGCGCTCCGGATTCCTGGGTGGACGGTGCGTTCGATCCCCGCACCGAACCGCTCGGCTTTCCCTGGCACCCCTCCGCCCGCGGCGATTCGGCGGTAGCCGCCGGCTTGCAGGACTGGATCGCCCGAGGCTGA
- a CDS encoding hydrophobic protein: MAVLLLVLLLAIVFAGLGFLVKVLWWVALAVLVIWLLGFVFRSADAAGGRGRWYRW; the protein is encoded by the coding sequence ATGGCTGTTCTATTGCTGGTCCTACTGCTCGCGATCGTGTTCGCGGGCCTGGGCTTCCTGGTGAAGGTCCTGTGGTGGGTGGCTCTCGCGGTGCTGGTGATCTGGTTGCTCGGGTTCGTGTTCCGCAGCGCCGACGCCGCGGGCGGTCGCGGTCGCTGGTATCGGTGGTGA
- a CDS encoding TspO/MBR family protein codes for MKTTAVPVAAAAVVGSLAAGPGSRWYRRLNKPAFQPPSAVFPIVWTLLYADIAVCTAGALDRAPNPATRQALRRALLIDAALNSGWSWVFFRAHRLGPAVALAAALTLSSADLTRRTTQLDARARALAVYPAWCAFATVLSNSIRRRNRA; via the coding sequence ATGAAAACCACGGCGGTGCCGGTGGCGGCGGCCGCCGTGGTCGGTTCGCTCGCCGCGGGCCCCGGCAGCCGGTGGTATCGCCGGCTGAACAAACCCGCCTTCCAGCCGCCCTCGGCGGTGTTCCCGATCGTATGGACGCTGCTGTACGCCGATATCGCGGTCTGCACCGCCGGCGCTCTCGATCGTGCGCCGAATCCGGCGACCCGGCAGGCGCTTCGACGCGCACTGCTCATCGACGCCGCGCTCAACAGCGGTTGGTCGTGGGTGTTCTTCCGCGCCCACCGGCTCGGTCCGGCGGTGGCGCTGGCGGCGGCCTTGACCCTCAGCAGCGCCGATCTGACTCGGCGCACCACCCAGTTGGACGCCCGCGCCCGGGCGCTGGCGGTCTATCCCGCGTGGTGCGCCTTCGCGACGGTGCTGTCCAACAGCATCCGCCGCCGCAACCGCGCCTAG